GTCACGCGCCAGCCGTCGTTCTCCTCGCCGACCCGGTTCGCCACCGGGACGCGCACGTCGTCGAGGAACATCTCGGCGAACTCCGTGGACCCCGCGAGCGTGCGCAGCGGCCGCACGGTGATGCCGGGGGCGTCCATCGGCATGGCGAGCCAGGTGATGCCCCGGTGCTTCGGTACGGCCTCGCTGACCGGTGTCGTCCGCACCAGGAGCTCGCACCAGTCGGCGACCTCCGCGTGGGAGGTCCAGATCTTGGAGCCGCTCACCACGTAGTGGTCGCCGTCCCGCCACGCGCGCGTGCGCAGCGACGCGAGGTCGGATCCGGCGTCGGGCTCGCTGAAGCCCTGGCACCACACCTCGTCGCCGCGCAGAACGGGCGCGAGCCAGCGGTCCCGCTGTTCCGGTGTGCCTTCGGAGGCGATGGTCGGGCCCGCGTGGAGCAGGCCCACGAAATTGGCCCCTACGTAGGGGGCGCCCGCCTTTTCCGTCTCCTCCAGGAAAATGAGGCGCTGCGTGGGGGATGCGTCCCAGTGCACCTCTCCGTAGCCCGCGTCGTACAGCAGGCGCTGCCACGCGGTGTCGTAGGCGCGCCGTCCCGGCCAGTCCTGGGGGGAGGGCTTGGCGGGGAGCTTGGGCAGCACGAGGGAGAGCCAGTCGCGCAGCCCGGCCCGGAAGGCCTCCTCCTCGTCGGTGTACGTGAGGTCCATGCGGTGCGTACCTCCGGCCTCGGTCGTCACGACTGACGGCTGAACTGATGGTTCGTCAGGCGGCAGGCTAGCCCCGCACCCCTGGACCGACAAGGCGCCGGGGCTTACGCTCGCGGCACGAACTGACGATGTGTCAGGTCGGGGTGTGTGGGCCCGGGAGGGGATCGCATGAGGACCTCGGTGAACGAGACCGCGTACGCACTGGGCGAGTCCCGCACCCTCTGGGAACTCATCGCGCGCCGCGCCGACCTCACCCCCGACAGGCCCGTCCTCGTGGAGGCGGCAGCCGAGCCCTCCGCCGACCGCACGCTCACCTTCGGCGGGCTGCGGGACCGCGCCGAGCGCGTCGCCGCCGGACTGTACGAGAGGGGCGTGCGGCCCGGCACGGTCGTCGCCTGGCAGCTGCCCACCCGCATCGAGACCGCCCTGCTCTCCTTCGCCCTCGCCCGGATAGGTGCCGTCCAGTCGCCCCTGATCCCCTTCCTGCGGGACCGCGAGGTCGGCTACGCGCTGCGGGAGTCGAAGGCGGAGTTCTTCGCCGTGCCGGGCGTCTGGCGCGGTTTCGACCACACGGAGATGGCCCGCAGGCTCTGCGCGGAGGGCGAGAGCGACATCGAGGTCTTCGAGGTGTACGCGT
The sequence above is a segment of the Streptomyces sp. Je 1-369 genome. Coding sequences within it:
- a CDS encoding acyl-CoA dehydrogenase family protein; this translates as MDLTYTDEEEAFRAGLRDWLSLVLPKLPAKPSPQDWPGRRAYDTAWQRLLYDAGYGEVHWDASPTQRLIFLEETEKAGAPYVGANFVGLLHAGPTIASEGTPEQRDRWLAPVLRGDEVWCQGFSEPDAGSDLASLRTRAWRDGDHYVVSGSKIWTSHAEVADWCELLVRTTPVSEAVPKHRGITWLAMPMDAPGITVRPLRTLAGSTEFAEMFLDDVRVPVANRVGEENDGWRVTMVTLSYERGTAFVGEVVACRRVLGELAREARGNGRWGDPALRRRLGRLSAEFAALWRLTQWNVSEAQRTGGVPGVGGSVFKLSYSHARQELYDAAAEVLGAGALDLAHEWTLDRLSSLSYTIAAGTSQIQENIVAERILGLPKGR